A part of Rattus rattus isolate New Zealand chromosome 4, Rrattus_CSIRO_v1, whole genome shotgun sequence genomic DNA contains:
- the Olig1 gene encoding oligodendrocyte transcription factor 1: MYYAVSQARVNAAPATMLRPQRPGDVQLGASLYELVGYRQPPISSSSSTSSSSTASLLPKPAREKPEAPLAEPRGPAPESGGARADAKEEQQQQQLRRKINSRERKRMQDLNLAMDALREVILPYSAAHCQGAPGRKLSKIATLLLARNYILLLGSSLQELRRALGDGAGPAAPRLLLAGLPLLAAAPGSVLLAPGAVGPPETLRPTKYLSLALDEPPCGQFALPAGGAGSPGLCSCAVCKFPHLVPAGLGLAAVQAQFSK; this comes from the coding sequence ATGTACTATGCGGTTTCCCAGGCGCGTGTGAACGCGGCTCCCGCGACCATGTTGCGGCCACAGCGGCCCGGAGATGTGCAGCTCGGGGCTTCGTTGTACGAGCTGGTGGGTTACAGGCAGCCACCCATCTCGtcatcctcctccacctcctcctcctctaccgcGTCCCTTCTCCCTAAGCCTGCGCGTGAGAAGCCTGAAGCTCCGCTCGCTGAGCCTCGGGGACCAGCGCCGGAGTCCGGGGGCGCCCGGGCCGACGCCaaagaggagcagcagcagcagcagctgaggcGCAAGATCAACAGCCGCGAGCGGAAGCGCATGCAGGACCTGAACTTGGCCATGGACGCGCTGCGCGAAGTTATCCTGCCCTACTCGGCGGCGCACTGCCAGGGCGCGCCGGGCCGTAAGCTCTCCAAGATCGCCACGCTGCTGCTCGCCCGCAACTACATCCTGCTGCTGGGCAGCTCTCTGCAGGAGCTGCGCCGCGCGCTCGGCGACGGTGCGGGACCCGCCGCCCCGCGCCTGCTGCTTGCGGGCCTGCCCCTGCTGGCCGCCGCGCCGGGCTCTGTGCTGCTGGCACCGGGCGCCGTGGGACCCCCCGAAACGCTGCGCCCCACCAAGTACCTGTCTCTAGCGCTCGACGAGCCACCGTGCGGCCAGTTCGCTCTCCCCGCTGGTGGCGCGGGTAGCCCCGGCCTCTGCTCCTGTGCGGTGTGCAAGTTCCCGCATCTGGTCCCCGCCGGCCTGGGCTTGGCAGCGGTGCAGGCTCAGTTCTCCAAGTGA